DNA from Gemmatimonadota bacterium:
GCCAGTGGGTCACCACGTTCGGGGTGGCCGTCAACCTCCGCTGAGGGTCTGGACCGGGGGGAACCTGGCGGCGGCCAGTCCAGTAGTGAGGGACCCAAGCCCGAGACCGATCACACGGGGAGCCCCACCATGATACGCCGGATTCTCCTGCCCGCTCTGTTTGTAGCCGTTGCGTGCTCGGCCGCGAACGGTGAGACGGAGCGGCCCGCCGGATCCGCAGCGAGCGCCGCCATGAGCCCGATGCCCTCCGGCCCCACGCCCCCGGCCGGGACGGCCTGGGTGATCTTCGGAACCGACACGGCCTTCGCTGAGGTGGCCCGTACCGCCGCTGAGCGCGAGGTCGGGCTCATGAACCGCGAGTCGCTCGAGTCCAACCACGGCATGATCTTCGTCTACGACGCGCCCGAGGTGCTCAGCTTCTGGATGAAGAACACGCTCATCCCGCTGGACGTGGCCTTCATGGACGAGAGCTTCCGCGTCACCGAGATCCAGTCCATGGAGCCCGAGTCCGAGGATCTGCACACGGCCCGGGAACCCGCGCTGGCCGCATTGGAGATGGACAAGGGCTGGTTTGCCGAGCGTGGCATCGGGCCCGGTGCCGTGGCCCGGATCGTCTGGGGGCGGTAAGCGAGGACGCAAACCCAGGGCTCGCACCTGCGGGGCTGGATTCCCATGAGCCCCGCCCACTCCTTTTCCCGCCACTCGGGTCGGGAAGGCGCCGCTCCTCCGATGAGCGCCTTCGAGAACCCCCGGACCCGAGGGCATCATGCGAACGTCCCACCTCGTCTACGCCGGTATCCTGGTCCTGGCCAGTCAGCTCGGCGCCTGCCTGCCCGGCTGTAGGGCGTGCGCCCTGGGCGGAGCCAACTACACCCCCGTTCCCAGCTTCGGGGAGCCTGGCCGGCCGACCTCCTTCACGCTTCCGCAGGCGGCCGGCAACGCAGCCTGGAGCGGCGCTCCCGAGCTGGCGGCAGTCAGCGCGAACGGCAGCACCGACATCGGTCTCGGGGGTCAGGCCGTCTGCAAGATCACCGGCCAACCGCTGGGCGTGACCACCGGAGCCACGCTCTACTTTCCCGAGGTCGGGAGCGC
Protein-coding regions in this window:
- a CDS encoding DUF192 domain-containing protein; the encoded protein is MSPMPSGPTPPAGTAWVIFGTDTAFAEVARTAAEREVGLMNRESLESNHGMIFVYDAPEVLSFWMKNTLIPLDVAFMDESFRVTEIQSMEPESEDLHTAREPALAALEMDKGWFAERGIGPGAVARIVWGR